AGAAGCACCATTCCCTGCCCTTTTACATCGAGGTGCGGGATCCGTTTGCCGAGCCCCTTGACGAATATCGGGCTTACACCGTGTTTTCGAGCCAGGTCACCGATGGAAGAGGTGCCGTCGGTGATATCCTGCTGAATGGCGTCGGTCAGGGAACGGAGCATTTCATCGTTGGATATTGCGATATTGAGGAGATCCCCGATATCGTTCATAGTGCACTGGAAGTTCGCCCGGAATTTGCTATAGGTTGTTCGGTACTCTTTCATCGGTTTTCGGCCGGGTGCGGGCATCCGCCACTGCTCCTCGATCAGATTCCCTTTCTTAAGAATCCCGAGGCACTCGGTGACACATTCCCCACCGCCCGCCTGGGCTGCCAGTTCCTCCTCCGTCATCCAGTTCTTATTCAGGAGTTCGTAGATCTTTTTGTATTGGCAGTTATTGAAGGTCATGAGGAGAGGAACCAGTTCAACCGGATCGTTAAGGATTTTAATATGTCCCGTCAAAGCAATACCCTAGTGTTATATGGTGTTATAACTCCATAAATTTTTGCAGAATTTTTGATGCGAACATCCGGCAATATTACTATCAGGGGCATCGTTCAGGGCGTCGGATTCCGCCCCTTTGTCTACGCGAAGGCGCACGGGTACGGCATGCGCGGAACGGTCAAGAACCTCGGGAGCGAGGTTCAGATCGCGGCATGCGGTGAGCGTTTCGAGGAGTTCCTCCGGGCGGTTGCGAAAGGAACACCGCTCTCGCGTATCGATTCGGTTGAGGTGACCCCCCTCGCCGGAGAGCCGCCGGCAGGATTTACGATTCTTGAGAGTAAGGCCGGGAGCCGTTCCGGTTTCATTCCGACCGACGTCGCCGTCTGCGATGAGTGCATCGCCGATATCACCGCCCCCGGCGGCCGCTACGAAGGGTACTGGGCGACCTCCTGCGTGAACTGCGGTCCCCGCTATAGTATCATCACCGCCATCCCCTACGACCGCGAACGGACGAGCATGGATGTATTCCCTGTCTGCTCACCGTGTGAGCGGGAGTACACCGATCCTGCCTGCCGGCGGCATCACGCCCAGACGATCGCCTGCGCCGGCTGCGGCCCGCAGCTCGCCCTCCTGCACGCCGACGGGACGCCGGTTCGAGCCGCAGAGCCCATCCGGGAGGCGGCCGCCCTCCTCGATGCCGGAGCTATCGTCGCCGTCCGGGGCATCGGGGGCTTTCACATCGCCTGCATCGAGGCGTCCGCGTGGACGCTGAAACGGCGGCTCGGGAGGACCGAGCAGCCGCTCGCCGTGATGGCCACTCCGGAAGAGGCCGGGCGGATAGCCGATATATCAGGGGACGAGTGGAAGCAGCTTGAGTCCCGGGAGCGGCCTATCGTCGTCCTCGCGAAGCGTGACCCGGACGCTCACGCCTCGATCAGCAATCTGCATACCATCGGCATCATGCTCCCCTACACCGGGCTCCACCATCTCCTCTTTGCGAGCCTCTCCCACCCGCTCCTGATCATGACGAGTGCAAACCTGCCCGGATATCCGATGATAACCGATCTTGGCCAGGCTGTCGAGCGGCTCAGCGGCCAGGTCGACTATATCCTCACTCACGATCGCCGGATCGTCAACCGGTGCGACGACTCGGTCGTCCGCGACGGTTTTCTCATCAGGCTCTCACGCGGCTATGCCCCAAAACGGACGCCGATCGACCTCGGCGAGCGGTGCATCCTCGGTGTCGGGCCGGAGCTGAACGCGAATATCACCATCTACCGGAGCGGCTTTGCCGTCACCTCCCCGCATGTGGGAAACGTCCGGAACCCTGCGACGCTCGCCTACCTGCAGGAGACGGTGGAGAAGATCGGGGGGATCATCGGTGCGGACTACGACCGGATCGTCCACGACCTCCACCCGCAGTTCCTCTCCACCCGTTACGCCCGCGAGCTCGCGGAGGTGACGGGTGCCGAACTCCTTGCCGTCCAGCACCACCGGGCGCATATCGCCGCGACGACCCGCGAGGAGTGCGTCGGGATTGCGATCGACGGTGTGGGATACGGGGACGACGGGACGATCTGGGGCGGGGAGATCTTCGCCGGGTGCGTGCCCGACTACGACCGGGTCGCCCACCTCGAGGTCGCTCTGATGCCGGGCGGCGATCTTGCGACCCGGTTCCCGGAGCGGATGCTCTACGGCATCATGCCGACGGAGGAGACGCGTGACCTGCTCGCTTCCCGGGGCTGGAGCGAGGTCGAGCTTGCGGTGCTCGAAAAGCAGGTGGCGAAACGGTTCAACGTCGCGGAGACGAGCAGCACCGGCCGTGTTCTCGATGCCGCATCGGCGCTCCTCGGGCTCTGCCGGGAGCGGACGTACGACGGTGAACCGGCGGTGAAACTCGAGTCTGCCGCCTACCGGGGGCGGGCGGCGGCGTGGAATCTTGCGTTCGGCTCCAAAGACGGCCGGGAGGTCTTCTCCACCCGCTCGCTCCTCAGTGAAGCGTACAGGCGGATGCAGGCGGGCGAGCGTATCGTCGATATCGCCGCTTCGGTGCAGTACAACCTCGCCCGGGGCGTCGCGGCGATGGGAGTCCGTGCCGCAGAGGAGCGGGGTATCCCGCGGGTCGCGCTCTCGGGCGGCGTCGCCTACAACCACGCCATCCGGGAGGCTATCCGGGCCGAGGTACTGGCCGCCGGGCTCGAGTACGTCATCAATAAGGAGTACCCCCTCGGGGACGGCTGCATCTCGTATGGGCAGGTCGTCTGCGGGGGGAGTGCGGAAAGGTAACGCTTCCAGAGCCTGGAGACGCCTACACGGGGTCTGCAGGCCGCTCATGTATCCTCTTCTGCTATGACTGCGTTTCCCTGGCATACACGGTATTTTGCCTCTTCCGTCCCAAATTTTCCGGCATTTTGTAAATAGGCTGCATTTACGTCGGAAGGGAAAGGGAAACCGTTTAATGTCGCATGGACAATAATCTGGAATGGAGCACATTCCGCATATCTGCGGCCGGAGATGCCACATCAGGCCAGGCAGTCCGGCTTTTTTACCGTGGGGATCGGGCCGGCTCTTTTCCTGAAGGTGGTTATTGATGATACGTAATGGTGGCCTCTCTCCATTGTGCATACTTCTGTTCGCAGTCCTCGTCAGCGTAACGGGGATACTCTCCGCTGCCCCGGTCGATTCTGCCGGAGATCCGGCGTTCGACGGCACCCCCGGACAGCAGACGGCACTCTCCGATACTCCTGTCTGCGGGTACGTCCCGTCGCCGGTCTCTTTCGATGATCTCGATCCGTCTCTCTCACGGCAGGGGGTCTCTGTCATGGAAACACTCCCGGCCACCTTCGACCTTCGGGAGGAAGGACGGGTGACCCCGGTTCACAATCAGGGGAGCGCGGGAGTCTGCTGGGCGTTCGCCACCTATTCGTCCCTCGAATCCGTCCTGATGTCAGAGAACGAATACGATTTTTCCGAGAACAACATGAAGAACCTCCTCTCATCGGGCTACCCGGATGGGTTTGATCGGGGTCCGAACGACGGCGGAGACGGGGTTCAGTCTCTCGCGTATCTTGCCCGGTGGACGGGCCCGGTCTCGGAAGAGGGCGATCCCTACTCCCCGACATCTTTGGTATCGCCGACCGATCTGGCGGCGGTCGCCCACGTTCAGGACGTCCTGTTCCTGCCGAAGATGACCATCGCCGGGGCGGAAGCGGTGGTAAAACAGGCTGTGATGGAGTACGGTGCGGCCTTTACCGATATGCACTGGACGAACGACGGCTGGAACGAAGCGAATAGCACCTATTATTATGCCGGCCCGGCCGAGTCCAATCATGCCGTCGCCATCGTCGGGTGGAACGATTCCTTCAGCCGCCATGCCTTCAGTCAGGCTCCCGCCGGCGACGGCGCCTGGATCATAAAGAACAGCTGGGGAGCCGACTGGGGAGATGCCGGATACTTTTACATATCCTATAACGATACCCGGCTCGGCAGCATGTGGCAGGGCGTATATACCGCAGAACCGGCAGATACGTACGACGGGATCTACCAGTACGATCCCCTCGGGATGTGTGGGAAGTTCGGATACTCTTCTGCCACAGCCTGGTTTGCCAACGTCTTCACGGCTACTGCCGATGAAGACCTCCGTGCGGTGAGCTTCTATGTTCCCCAGTACTCCTCGACATACGAGCTCTTTGTGTACACAGCTCCTGACGGCGGGCCGGAGAACGCCACGGGCCCGGTAGCAGTGCAGAACGGCACCCTTGATGAGCCCGGGTACCGGACGATCCCCCTCCTGGCTGCGGTTCCGCTGCAGCAGGGAGAGGGTTTCTCGGTCGTGGTGAAGCTCACTGCTCCCGGGTTGACGACGCCGGTTGCGGTTGAATACCCGATTGCAGGCTACTCGAGCAAAGCCTCGGCGAATCCCGGCGAGAGTTACGTCAGCAGTAACGGCGAAACCTGGCTCGATCTTACCACCTGCACCAACCTTGCCGAGGCCAACGTCTGCCTCAAGGCTTTCACGACCCTCCGTGTCGCCCCGGTCGCAAACTTCACTGCCAATGTCACCGCGGGCACTGCCCCGCTTGCCGTCCGATTCACCGACCTCTCCACAGGTAGCCCGACGTCCTGGAACTGGACGTTCGGTGACGGTGCCGCCTCCACGGAGCAGCACCCCGCCCACACCTACACGGTGGCGGGCGTCTACACGGTGAACCTGACGGTCACCAATGCCGACGGGAACGACTCGATGGTGAAGGCGGACTTCGTCACCGTCAGTGCCGCCGCACCGCTCGTCACCGCCCCCGCGGCAATGCCTTCCGTTATCCCGACCGATACGGATGGCTCCGCGGGAACGGGTGAGACTGCCGTGCTTTCCGTGGCGGTGAGCGGCGCAGAGATCGCCTCGGTGACGGTGAACCTCTCAAGCATAGGCGGGTCGTCTGTAACACCGATGGCCGATGCCGGGAACGGCATCTGGACGGTGAGTACGACCGGCACCGTGCCGTCGCCGTTCACGGGCGGCACCTACCTCCCGGTGCTCCTCACCGTGAACGCCACCGGCGCCGACGGCCTTTGCAACACATCGGTCGCTATCCCGCTCACCGTGGTGAAAAACGGCGATGCGAACCAGGATTGCCGGGTCACGCTCTACGACGCCGTCTACACGGCACGACATCTCCTTGAAATCGAGGGTTACCCGATGACGGAGAGCGTCGGCATGGTCTCTGGCGGTGACGATCTCTCGCTCGTTGATGCGATGTACCTCGCAAAGCATCTCCTTGGGCTCCCGGGTTTTGAGGCGTTGCACTGACGATCTTGCCGAAACAGTCCGGCAGGTATCCCCTCTTTTTTCAGGTCGACGGTAAACCCGCGATTGGAATGACGCCGGGTATTCTCTCGCGAATCCCAACCGTTCTGCCGGTGTCAGACGACGCGCCTTACGCTCTCTGATTTTTCATCCTGGGGATAATATCTCTCTAATTTAAATTCTGAGGGAATTTCTTTCGTAATAACCTAAAATTGGGATTTATTGCTCCCGGATCAAAGAATAACTCTTTAATATTAACCTGGCGCACCTCCTCATCAGAGGAACCTCCCCTGCCGGCCTCTCCCGGCGCCAGTCCGGTGTGCCGGCTTTTTCTGTTCTCCCCACCCGGCACACGGATACCCGGGACG
This sequence is a window from Methanoculleus taiwanensis. Protein-coding genes within it:
- a CDS encoding ArsR family transcriptional regulator yields the protein MTGHIKILNDPVELVPLLMTFNNCQYKKIYELLNKNWMTEEELAAQAGGGECVTECLGILKKGNLIEEQWRMPAPGRKPMKEYRTTYSKFRANFQCTMNDIGDLLNIAISNDEMLRSLTDAIQQDITDGTSSIGDLARKHGVSPIFVKGLGKRIPHLDVKGQGMVLLDRSS
- the hypF gene encoding carbamoyltransferase HypF — translated: MRTSGNITIRGIVQGVGFRPFVYAKAHGYGMRGTVKNLGSEVQIAACGERFEEFLRAVAKGTPLSRIDSVEVTPLAGEPPAGFTILESKAGSRSGFIPTDVAVCDECIADITAPGGRYEGYWATSCVNCGPRYSIITAIPYDRERTSMDVFPVCSPCEREYTDPACRRHHAQTIACAGCGPQLALLHADGTPVRAAEPIREAAALLDAGAIVAVRGIGGFHIACIEASAWTLKRRLGRTEQPLAVMATPEEAGRIADISGDEWKQLESRERPIVVLAKRDPDAHASISNLHTIGIMLPYTGLHHLLFASLSHPLLIMTSANLPGYPMITDLGQAVERLSGQVDYILTHDRRIVNRCDDSVVRDGFLIRLSRGYAPKRTPIDLGERCILGVGPELNANITIYRSGFAVTSPHVGNVRNPATLAYLQETVEKIGGIIGADYDRIVHDLHPQFLSTRYARELAEVTGAELLAVQHHRAHIAATTREECVGIAIDGVGYGDDGTIWGGEIFAGCVPDYDRVAHLEVALMPGGDLATRFPERMLYGIMPTEETRDLLASRGWSEVELAVLEKQVAKRFNVAETSSTGRVLDAASALLGLCRERTYDGEPAVKLESAAYRGRAAAWNLAFGSKDGREVFSTRSLLSEAYRRMQAGERIVDIAASVQYNLARGVAAMGVRAAEERGIPRVALSGGVAYNHAIREAIRAEVLAAGLEYVINKEYPLGDGCISYGQVVCGGSAER
- a CDS encoding lectin like domain-containing protein; this translates as MCILLFAVLVSVTGILSAAPVDSAGDPAFDGTPGQQTALSDTPVCGYVPSPVSFDDLDPSLSRQGVSVMETLPATFDLREEGRVTPVHNQGSAGVCWAFATYSSLESVLMSENEYDFSENNMKNLLSSGYPDGFDRGPNDGGDGVQSLAYLARWTGPVSEEGDPYSPTSLVSPTDLAAVAHVQDVLFLPKMTIAGAEAVVKQAVMEYGAAFTDMHWTNDGWNEANSTYYYAGPAESNHAVAIVGWNDSFSRHAFSQAPAGDGAWIIKNSWGADWGDAGYFYISYNDTRLGSMWQGVYTAEPADTYDGIYQYDPLGMCGKFGYSSATAWFANVFTATADEDLRAVSFYVPQYSSTYELFVYTAPDGGPENATGPVAVQNGTLDEPGYRTIPLLAAVPLQQGEGFSVVVKLTAPGLTTPVAVEYPIAGYSSKASANPGESYVSSNGETWLDLTTCTNLAEANVCLKAFTTLRVAPVANFTANVTAGTAPLAVRFTDLSTGSPTSWNWTFGDGAASTEQHPAHTYTVAGVYTVNLTVTNADGNDSMVKADFVTVSAAAPLVTAPAAMPSVIPTDTDGSAGTGETAVLSVAVSGAEIASVTVNLSSIGGSSVTPMADAGNGIWTVSTTGTVPSPFTGGTYLPVLLTVNATGADGLCNTSVAIPLTVVKNGDANQDCRVTLYDAVYTARHLLEIEGYPMTESVGMVSGGDDLSLVDAMYLAKHLLGLPGFEALH